Sequence from the Pyrobaculum neutrophilum V24Sta genome:
CATGGCAGAGGGCAAGTTCCTGGTGATGTACGTCTACGCCTCATACCTCAACCCCGACCTCAAAAACCAGCTCCTACACGTCAGAGCCGAGATCCCGCGCAACGACCCCAAGATAGCCTCCATAGCCGACATATACCCCTCAGCCGACTACGACGAGAGGGAGTGCCACGAGATGTTCGGCATATGGTTCGAAGGAAACCAACACATGGGCAAACGCTTCCTACTAGACCCAGACTGCTGCATAGACGAAAAGACAGGCAAACCCCTCTACCCACTACGCAAAGACTTCAAAGTGCCAGACTGGGGACTGATGGGCTAAACCGTTTGCCCCAAGGCGCTCACTGCTGATTACCGCTGCCGCTCGCGCCTAGGCACTTCTCCCCGCCCGCGCCTTTGCCGGCGCCTCGGGCGCGGGGTCGTGGGGCCGGAGGGCACGCGGCCCACCTCCAGGAGCAGGCCCGGTCGGGGCACAGCCCCTCATGAGACACCCCCCACCGCCGTAGACATGTACACGTATTTAAGCCCTCCGCCTGCGCCAGAAATACAGAATTTTTCTCATCATCAAGAAGAGAACTACCCTAAAAACCCCGCCCTTTAGGGGGCTGCTGTCTTTTTCTCGCCTCTGTCGTACCTGGGCGTCATGGCTGAATTATCTGTCCACGGAGACTTTGATGTTCATACGGCTATTTACAAGTCCGCCATGGGTTTGTAGAGATGTGCCATGTAGTGCAAGTGCCAGTTGATTGTGTACACCCTAGGCTGGCGTCTGCAGGCAGGCGGCTTTAACCAGGTATAGAGTCCGCGATAGCTTTTCACCAGACGTCTGTAGCAACCAGGGGAATCTTCTCCCGCCGTTTATCTACATCTATGGTATGTGGTAGGCGCGTGTGTAGCCATGTTGCTTCCAGTTTGACTGGGTTTGGAGCTAAGTCTGTTGAGGGGTTATGTGGTGGTGAGTCCGTAGAGCGGGTATCGTCTGAAGGCGATTACTGTCTTCTTCTGGTTGGCGTAGGCCACTAGCTGTTCTACGTTTGCGGCTGGTACGTAGGCTATCCTCTTCTCGTCGAGTGGGACGCCTATCATAGCCGCCTCGTTTTGTCTCAAGACGCCCATCTCCTTCAGGCGTCTTATCAGCTCTGTGACGTGGGCTTTGCCGTCTATGTCGACTATGACCTCCCGGCGTTGGTCTAGGTCGAAGAGGCGGATCTGCATACTCACCTATCCGCCTCTGGTGGGAAGTAGCCGAATGACATGTACACGGCGGGCATGTCGGCGAGTCTCTCGCCTCTCATGGCCTCCGCCATGGCCTTTAGGTTGCGCCAGCTCGGGGTGACGTACCTCATCCGGTAGACCCTCTGGGTTCCCGTTGTCCACAGGTGTATGTAGGTGGCGCCTCTAGCCGCCTCGGCGACCGCGGCGTATTCGCCGGGCTCGGGGTACATGTAGGTGTATACGCCCAAGACACCTCCCATGCCCTCTCTCCGGTATTCGGGATTTTTAAAGAGTAGCGCTTGGTCTATCACGTCGCCCTCGGGCAGGTTCTTCAGCGCCTGTCTCACGATGTCCATAGAGACGTACATCTCCCTCCACCTCACCAACACCCTGGCCATGGCGTCGCCCGCTTTCTCTGTGACCACCTCGAAGTCCAGCTCCGGATAGGCGTCGTAGGGGGCGGCCTTTCTAACGTCGTGGTCTATCCCGGCGGCTCTGGCGAAGGGCCCCACCACCCCCAGCTCGGCGGCGCGTTTTGCGTCCACAACGCCGACTCCCTCCAGTCGGGCCTTAGTCACCGGGTTGTCGAGGAAGACGGTTTTGAAGTCCCTGAGCTTCTCCTCGGTCTTCCTCAGCAGCTTCTCCACAGCCTCTATGTGCTCCCTCTTCACGTCCCGCCTAACGCCGCCTGGGACGGGGTAGGCCACGGTCGTCCTAGCCCCGGTGATCTTGGCGAAGACCTCCGCGTATAGGTCCATGAGGGCGAAGCCCCACATGAAGGCCGTGGAGTGGC
This genomic interval carries:
- a CDS encoding NADH-quinone oxidoreductase subunit C — its product is MAVKAPPKCPPPADHPLLEKLRTALGDALLSHGVTPEGHLCLMVPPGKVREVAAKLKELGFDHVLSLSAMDYMAEGKFLVMYVYASYLNPDLKNQLLHVRAEIPRNDPKIASIADIYPSADYDERECHEMFGIWFEGNQHMGKRFLLDPDCCIDEKTGKPLYPLRKDFKVPDWGLMG
- a CDS encoding NADH-quinone oxidoreductase subunit D, which encodes MQRAEWPFNLQFGNTFYVQNEEELRGGERGLVVVVGPQHPGSGHMRLFVVLDGDIIKEVVPDPGFVHRGVEKLAENRPYWTLIPLVEKASIMDSMNITLPITLALEKALGLEPPPRAKYLRTAMAELSRIRTHLYDLALLGIFLGHSTAFMWGFALMDLYAEVFAKITGARTTVAYPVPGGVRRDVKREHIEAVEKLLRKTEEKLRDFKTVFLDNPVTKARLEGVGVVDAKRAAELGVVGPFARAAGIDHDVRKAAPYDAYPELDFEVVTEKAGDAMARVLVRWREMYVSMDIVRQALKNLPEGDVIDQALLFKNPEYRREGMGGVLGVYTYMYPEPGEYAAVAEAARGATYIHLWTTGTQRVYRMRYVTPSWRNLKAMAEAMRGERLADMPAVYMSFGYFPPEADR